From Rhodococcus sp. B7740, one genomic window encodes:
- a CDS encoding ABC transporter permease — translation MNKEDSSAAQHAADEGQPGNVITGEAVELVGQASLWGNAWKFLRKSPFFIIGTFLLLVLLVMAVFPQLFARGIDPRVCSLSDSRQSPSAAHWFGTDVQGCDYYANVIYGARISLSIGVLSVIGVLIIGVLIGALAGYFGGITDSILARFTDVFFGIPLLLGALILLTVTAQRTIFTVSLALVAFGWMTAMRLVRSSVISIKNSEYVQAAQALGASTYRILVRHILPNALAPVIIYATISVGTFIAAEATLTFLGIGLQAPEISWGLQINLGQNVFLTAPHLVLFPAAFLSVTVLAFIMLGDALRDALDPKRN, via the coding sequence ATGAATAAAGAAGATTCGAGCGCAGCTCAGCACGCCGCAGACGAGGGCCAGCCCGGCAACGTCATCACCGGCGAAGCCGTCGAGTTGGTCGGTCAGGCCAGCCTCTGGGGCAACGCGTGGAAGTTCCTGCGGAAGAGCCCGTTCTTCATCATCGGCACTTTCCTGCTGTTGGTGCTGTTGGTGATGGCGGTGTTCCCGCAGCTGTTCGCCCGCGGCATCGATCCGCGCGTGTGCTCGCTGTCCGATTCCCGTCAGAGTCCCAGCGCTGCACACTGGTTCGGCACCGACGTCCAGGGCTGCGACTACTACGCCAACGTCATCTACGGTGCGCGGATCTCGCTGTCGATCGGTGTGCTCTCGGTCATCGGTGTGCTCATCATCGGCGTCCTGATCGGTGCTCTGGCCGGGTACTTCGGCGGAATCACCGACAGCATCCTGGCGCGCTTCACCGACGTGTTCTTCGGAATCCCGCTGCTGCTCGGTGCCCTGATCCTGCTCACCGTCACGGCCCAGCGCACCATCTTCACCGTCTCGCTCGCCCTGGTGGCCTTCGGCTGGATGACGGCGATGCGACTGGTTCGATCATCGGTGATCTCGATCAAGAACAGTGAATACGTCCAGGCTGCACAGGCATTGGGGGCGTCGACCTACCGCATATTGGTGCGACACATCCTGCCCAACGCTCTGGCTCCGGTGATCATCTACGCCACCATCTCGGTGGGTACGTTCATCGCGGCCGAGGCGACGCTGACCTTCCTCGGAATCGGATTGCAAGCTCCCGAGATCTCCTGGGGCCTGCAGATCAACCTCGGTCAGAACGTGTTCCTGACGGCACCGCACCTGGTGCTGTTCCCGGCCGCGTTCCTCTCCGTCACGGTGCTGGCGTTCATCATGCTCGGCGACGCACTCCGTGACGCACTCGATCCGAAACGGAACTGA
- a CDS encoding peptide ABC transporter substrate-binding protein, which produces MRIKRAAVVTTAVLMSASLLAACGGGGSSSGGSADGIYSIYIGEPENPLVPGNTTESEGSQVLEALFTPLVTFNDEDNSVEYNGVAESVESEDNTTWTIKLKDGWTFHDGTPVTAESYTKAWSYNALSTNAFGASYFFENIEGYADLQGSDTAEPVATELSGLNVVDETTFTVKLTGPFAIFPLTLGYTAFDPLPEAFYADPDAYGARPIGNGPFKADSDFVPGQGFTVTKYDDYKGDNPAQSAGVNFKVYTELNTGYNDVQGGGLDVMLDLPEDAWATARDQFGDRYGERARPDITSLGFPTYDPRFQDPRVRKAFSMAIDRQAIATAIFTDTRTPAGSFASPVVDGYREDACGANCELNPDEANRLLDEAGFDRSQPVDLWFNAGAGHDSWMTAVGNQLRDNLGVNYALRGDLQFAQYLPLQDAKGMTGPFRSGWIMDYPSIYNFLSPLYSAAATPPAGSNYVFFNDPAFDAALAEGNNAADIDAATADYQKAEDILIDQMPATPLFYGLNQAVWSDRVSDVKIDNRGNIVLEDVVVS; this is translated from the coding sequence TTGCGTATCAAACGTGCCGCGGTCGTCACCACGGCTGTGCTGATGAGTGCGAGCCTGCTCGCCGCCTGTGGCGGTGGAGGCTCGAGTTCCGGTGGCAGTGCCGACGGGATCTACAGCATCTACATCGGTGAGCCGGAGAATCCGCTGGTTCCCGGTAACACCACCGAGAGCGAAGGCAGCCAGGTCCTCGAGGCCCTCTTCACTCCGCTGGTCACGTTCAACGACGAGGACAACAGCGTCGAGTACAACGGCGTTGCCGAGTCCGTCGAATCCGAGGACAACACCACCTGGACCATCAAGCTCAAGGACGGCTGGACGTTCCACGACGGCACCCCCGTCACGGCCGAGTCCTACACCAAGGCATGGAGCTACAACGCGTTGAGCACCAACGCATTCGGTGCCTCGTACTTCTTCGAGAACATCGAAGGCTACGCGGATCTGCAGGGTAGCGACACCGCCGAGCCCGTCGCAACCGAACTGAGCGGTCTGAACGTCGTCGACGAGACGACCTTCACCGTCAAGCTCACCGGACCGTTCGCCATCTTCCCGCTCACGCTGGGATACACGGCATTCGACCCGCTGCCCGAGGCGTTCTACGCCGACCCCGATGCATACGGTGCCCGCCCGATCGGTAACGGCCCGTTCAAGGCCGACTCGGACTTCGTTCCGGGACAGGGCTTCACCGTCACCAAGTACGACGACTACAAGGGCGACAACCCGGCTCAGTCCGCAGGCGTCAACTTCAAGGTCTACACCGAGCTGAACACCGGCTACAACGATGTTCAGGGCGGCGGACTCGACGTCATGCTCGATCTGCCCGAGGATGCGTGGGCCACGGCTCGTGACCAGTTCGGTGACCGCTACGGCGAGCGTGCGCGTCCCGACATCACGTCCCTCGGTTTCCCCACCTACGACCCGCGCTTCCAGGATCCGAGGGTGCGCAAGGCATTCTCGATGGCCATCGATCGTCAGGCCATCGCCACCGCGATCTTCACCGATACCCGTACCCCGGCAGGATCTTTCGCCTCGCCCGTCGTCGACGGATACCGCGAGGACGCCTGCGGTGCGAACTGTGAGCTCAACCCGGACGAGGCCAACCGTCTGCTCGACGAGGCCGGGTTCGACCGCAGCCAGCCGGTGGACCTGTGGTTCAACGCCGGTGCGGGCCACGATTCGTGGATGACCGCCGTGGGCAACCAGTTGCGTGACAACCTGGGCGTGAACTACGCACTGCGCGGCGACCTCCAGTTCGCGCAGTACCTGCCGCTGCAGGACGCCAAGGGAATGACCGGCCCGTTCCGCTCGGGTTGGATCATGGACTACCCGTCGATCTACAACTTCCTCTCCCCGTTGTACTCGGCAGCCGCAACCCCGCCGGCAGGTAGCAACTACGTCTTCTTCAACGACCCGGCATTCGACGCCGCGTTGGCCGAAGGCAACAACGCTGCAGATATCGACGCGGCAACGGCGGACTACCAGAAGGCAGAAGACATCCTGATCGACCAGATGCCCGCTACCCCGCTGTTCTACGGCCTGAACCAGGCTGTGTGGTCCGATCGCGTCTCCGACGTCAAGATCGACAACCGTGGCAACATCGTTCTCGAGGACGTCGTAGTCAGCTGA
- a CDS encoding ABC transporter permease codes for MGRYITRRLLLTIPVLIGSSFLIFAMVYALPGDPIRALAGDRPLAPGVVAQLRDEFNLDDNLFVQYFKYIGGFFQGDFGTDFSGRPVLDTIERALPVTVRLTIVAVVIETIMGIAAGVLAALKRGSFFDNLVLISTTLLVSVPVFVLGFIAQFTLGLKLGLFPISGINDGWSSYLLPGLVLASLSMAYVARLTRTSVAESMAADYIRTAKSKGISNRRIIFRHALRNSLIPVVTFIGADVGGLLGGAIVTETVFNLPGLGRAIYDGLARQEGAVVVGIVTLFVFFYIFFNLVVDVLYAVLDPRIRYE; via the coding sequence GTGGGTCGCTACATCACTCGCCGATTACTGCTGACGATTCCCGTCCTGATCGGCTCCTCGTTCTTGATCTTCGCGATGGTCTACGCGCTACCGGGTGATCCCATCCGCGCCCTCGCTGGAGATCGTCCCCTCGCCCCCGGCGTCGTCGCCCAGCTGCGAGACGAGTTCAACCTCGACGACAACCTCTTCGTGCAGTACTTCAAGTACATCGGCGGCTTCTTCCAGGGCGACTTCGGTACCGATTTCTCCGGACGCCCCGTCCTCGACACCATCGAGCGGGCACTTCCGGTCACGGTCCGATTGACCATCGTGGCCGTCGTCATCGAGACCATCATGGGTATCGCCGCAGGCGTGCTCGCCGCCCTCAAGCGCGGATCGTTCTTCGACAACCTGGTGCTCATCTCGACGACACTGCTGGTGTCGGTGCCCGTGTTCGTTCTCGGCTTCATCGCCCAGTTCACTCTCGGTCTCAAGTTGGGGCTCTTCCCGATCTCGGGCATCAACGACGGCTGGTCGAGTTACCTGCTCCCCGGCCTCGTGCTCGCATCGCTGTCGATGGCCTATGTTGCTCGTCTGACGCGCACCTCGGTAGCCGAATCGATGGCCGCGGACTACATCCGCACCGCGAAGTCGAAGGGAATCAGCAACCGGCGCATCATCTTTCGGCACGCACTGCGCAACTCGCTGATTCCCGTCGTCACCTTCATCGGTGCCGACGTCGGTGGCCTGCTGGGCGGTGCCATCGTGACCGAGACGGTGTTCAACCTGCCAGGTCTCGGCCGCGCGATCTACGACGGTCTCGCCCGTCAGGAAGGTGCCGTCGTCGTCGGCATCGTCACGCTCTTCGTGTTCTTCTACATCTTCTTCAACCTCGTGGTGGACGTTCTCTACGCGGTTCTCGATCCAAGGATTCGCTATGAATAA
- a CDS encoding glycosyltransferase family 39 protein, producing the protein MTVLERDIARPRWAMPTLAALLVATAGAYALDLNREHWGNSFYAAAVQAGSVSWKAFLFGSSDAANSITVDKPPASLWIMELSVRIFGLNSWSLLLPQVLMAVLSVGIMYAIVARRFGYVAGSIAGAVLATTPTFALMFRYDNPDALLTLTLLGAAWAMLHALEDGRSRWLVLTGAVVGLGFLTKQLQAFLVVPALAVTYAAFGPPRLGVRLLQLLAAGAAVLVTAGWWVAIVQLVPAADRPWVGGSKTDSILDLTFGYNGLGRLTGNEHGGVAESFSGSAGPAGHGAQTGITRLFADAQGGQISWLIPAALVLVVAGIIMRGKAPRRDFARAWFVMWGLWLVGCSLVFSFMSGTFHSYYTIVIAPAIAAIVGAALRELWVRRERVWGRVILALVSAVTTATSFVLLARTPDFVPWLRWVVLAAGVIVAVALLFRGSRQASMALGAVALAVALAGPVAYVADTVVTPHSGGGPSAGPSIPSEAAGSRTGVRDDSAGHSTHFSAQAPDDELTGLLESDAQHYTWVAATIGSNAAAGLQLATDDPVMPVGGFTGTDPSPTLDQFRADVAAGKIHYFIAGNDKNRPSAIDDWVTATFTPETVGDYTVFDLSGCAACE; encoded by the coding sequence GTGACCGTCCTCGAACGCGACATCGCTCGCCCGCGCTGGGCAATGCCCACTCTCGCCGCCCTTCTCGTTGCGACCGCAGGGGCCTACGCCCTCGATCTGAACCGCGAGCACTGGGGTAATTCCTTCTACGCAGCCGCCGTTCAAGCCGGCTCGGTGAGCTGGAAGGCCTTCCTCTTCGGTTCGTCCGACGCCGCGAACTCCATCACGGTGGACAAGCCGCCTGCGTCGCTGTGGATCATGGAACTGTCCGTGCGGATCTTCGGCCTCAACTCGTGGTCGCTGCTGCTACCGCAGGTGCTGATGGCTGTGCTGAGCGTGGGAATCATGTACGCGATCGTCGCCCGTCGATTCGGCTACGTGGCCGGATCGATCGCGGGTGCGGTATTGGCGACGACGCCGACCTTCGCCCTGATGTTCCGCTACGACAATCCCGACGCCCTTCTCACCCTCACCTTGTTGGGGGCAGCGTGGGCGATGCTTCACGCGCTCGAGGACGGGCGATCTCGATGGTTGGTGCTCACCGGAGCTGTTGTCGGCCTGGGGTTTCTGACGAAGCAACTCCAGGCGTTCCTCGTCGTGCCGGCTCTTGCCGTGACGTACGCGGCGTTCGGTCCACCGAGGCTCGGCGTTCGACTTCTCCAGCTACTGGCGGCCGGTGCGGCGGTGCTCGTGACGGCCGGGTGGTGGGTCGCCATCGTGCAGTTGGTTCCGGCTGCCGACCGGCCGTGGGTCGGTGGGTCGAAGACCGACAGCATTCTGGACCTGACCTTCGGCTACAACGGCCTGGGCCGACTGACGGGAAACGAACACGGCGGCGTCGCGGAGTCGTTTTCGGGCAGTGCAGGCCCGGCCGGGCACGGTGCGCAGACGGGTATCACCCGCTTGTTCGCGGATGCCCAGGGTGGTCAGATCTCGTGGCTGATTCCGGCTGCGCTGGTGCTCGTGGTGGCGGGAATCATCATGCGCGGCAAAGCTCCTCGACGGGACTTCGCTCGCGCCTGGTTCGTGATGTGGGGATTGTGGCTCGTCGGGTGCTCGCTGGTGTTCAGCTTCATGTCGGGCACCTTCCACTCGTACTACACGATCGTGATCGCGCCGGCGATCGCCGCGATCGTCGGCGCTGCCCTGCGTGAACTGTGGGTGCGACGCGAGAGAGTTTGGGGGCGTGTGATTCTCGCGCTCGTTTCGGCTGTTACCACGGCAACGTCGTTCGTCCTTCTCGCCCGCACTCCCGACTTCGTGCCGTGGCTTCGCTGGGTCGTGTTGGCAGCGGGAGTGATCGTGGCCGTCGCGCTGCTGTTCCGGGGATCTCGGCAGGCATCGATGGCGTTGGGAGCAGTCGCTCTGGCTGTCGCGTTGGCGGGGCCGGTCGCGTATGTCGCCGACACTGTCGTCACCCCGCACAGTGGGGGAGGTCCATCGGCGGGCCCCTCGATTCCGTCCGAGGCGGCAGGGTCCAGAACCGGAGTGCGCGACGACAGTGCCGGGCACTCGACGCACTTCAGTGCCCAGGCACCGGACGACGAACTGACCGGGCTGCTCGAATCCGATGCACAGCACTACACCTGGGTGGCGGCGACGATCGGATCCAACGCCGCCGCGGGCCTACAGCTCGCGACCGACGACCCGGTGATGCCGGTGGGCGGGTTCACCGGAACCGACCCGTCGCCCACGCTCGACCAGTTCCGGGCCGACGTGGCAGCCGGGAAAATCCACTACTTCATCGCCGGCAACGACAAGAACCGACCGTCGGCGATCGATGATTGGGTGACAGCGACCTTCACACCCGAAACCGTCGGCGACTACACGGTGTTCGATCTGAGCGGCTGCGCCGCATGTGAGTGA
- the acs gene encoding acetate--CoA ligase, producing the protein MTTSTSGTDETAVASYAPSAEFTATANAGAELYAAAEEDRLGFWAEQARRLHWHTPFTEVLDWSDAPVAKWFADGELNVAYNCVDRHVLDGHGDQVAIHWEGEPGDSRDVTYSDLLADVSQAANTLTELGLVSGDRVAIYMPMIPEAIVSILACARLGLTHSVVFAGFSATALRSRIDDAEAKLVITTDGQWRRGKPAPIKDTVDEAVDGAASIEHVLVVKRTDSDVAWTDGRDLWWHETVAKASKEHEAQPFPAEHPLFILYTSGTTGKPKGIIHTSGGYLTQTSYTHHNVFDHKAGKDVYWCTADIGWVTGHSYIVYGPLSNRATQVVYEGTPNSPDEHRHWNVIEKYKVSIYYTSPTLVRTFMKWGKEIPEAHDLSSIRLLGSVGEPINPEAWRWFRDVVGGGSAPIVDTWWQTETGAIMISPLPGVTATKPGSAMAPLPGISAKIVDDDAKPLGNGGNGYLVLDEPWPSMLRGIWGDMDRYKETYWSRYAEEGWYFAGDGAKYDEDGALWVLGRVDDVMNVSGHRISTSEVESALVSHHSVAEAAVVGAADETTGQGIVAFVILRGGEENTGDALIAELKAQVSKEISPIAKPREISIVPELPKTRSGKIMRRLLRDVAEGRELGDVSTLVDPKVFEAITKGR; encoded by the coding sequence ATGACGACCAGTACCTCCGGAACCGACGAGACCGCGGTTGCCTCCTACGCGCCGTCGGCCGAGTTCACGGCTACGGCGAACGCCGGGGCCGAGCTCTACGCCGCCGCCGAAGAGGACCGACTCGGCTTCTGGGCCGAACAGGCTCGCCGACTCCACTGGCACACCCCGTTCACCGAAGTACTCGACTGGTCCGACGCCCCCGTAGCCAAGTGGTTCGCCGACGGCGAGCTCAACGTCGCCTACAACTGCGTCGACCGCCACGTCCTCGACGGACACGGCGACCAGGTGGCCATCCACTGGGAAGGCGAGCCAGGCGACAGCCGCGACGTCACCTACTCCGATCTGCTCGCAGACGTCAGCCAGGCCGCCAACACCCTGACCGAACTCGGCCTCGTCTCCGGCGACCGCGTTGCGATCTACATGCCCATGATCCCCGAGGCGATCGTCTCGATCCTCGCGTGCGCACGCCTGGGCCTGACCCACTCGGTCGTCTTCGCCGGCTTCTCGGCCACCGCACTGCGCTCACGCATCGACGACGCCGAGGCCAAGCTCGTCATCACCACCGACGGCCAGTGGCGACGCGGCAAGCCCGCACCCATCAAGGACACCGTCGACGAGGCCGTCGACGGGGCGGCTTCGATCGAACACGTCCTCGTCGTCAAGCGCACCGACTCCGACGTCGCCTGGACCGACGGACGCGATCTGTGGTGGCACGAGACCGTCGCGAAGGCATCGAAAGAGCATGAGGCGCAGCCTTTCCCGGCCGAGCATCCGCTGTTCATCCTCTACACCTCGGGTACGACGGGTAAGCCCAAGGGCATCATCCACACCTCCGGCGGCTACCTGACGCAGACCTCGTACACCCACCACAACGTCTTCGACCACAAGGCAGGCAAGGACGTCTACTGGTGCACCGCCGACATCGGCTGGGTCACCGGACACTCGTACATCGTCTACGGCCCGCTCTCCAACCGCGCCACGCAGGTCGTCTACGAGGGAACGCCCAATTCGCCCGACGAGCACCGGCATTGGAACGTCATCGAGAAGTACAAGGTCTCGATCTACTACACCTCTCCCACCCTCGTGCGCACGTTCATGAAGTGGGGCAAGGAAATCCCCGAGGCCCACGATCTGTCCTCGATCCGTCTGCTCGGTTCCGTCGGCGAGCCGATCAACCCCGAGGCGTGGCGCTGGTTCCGCGACGTCGTCGGTGGCGGCAGCGCCCCGATCGTCGATACCTGGTGGCAGACCGAGACCGGCGCGATCATGATCTCCCCGCTGCCCGGCGTCACCGCCACCAAGCCGGGCTCCGCGATGGCCCCGCTGCCCGGTATCTCCGCCAAGATCGTCGACGACGACGCCAAGCCACTGGGCAACGGCGGCAACGGTTATCTCGTCCTCGACGAGCCGTGGCCGTCGATGCTGCGCGGCATCTGGGGCGACATGGACCGCTACAAGGAAACGTACTGGTCGCGCTACGCCGAGGAGGGCTGGTACTTCGCCGGTGACGGCGCCAAGTACGACGAGGACGGTGCCCTGTGGGTCCTCGGCCGCGTCGACGACGTCATGAACGTCTCCGGCCACCGCATCTCCACCTCCGAGGTGGAGTCGGCCCTGGTCAGCCATCACAGTGTCGCCGAGGCCGCAGTGGTCGGTGCCGCCGACGAGACCACCGGGCAGGGCATCGTCGCATTCGTCATCCTGCGCGGCGGCGAGGAGAACACCGGCGATGCGTTGATCGCCGAACTCAAAGCTCAGGTCTCCAAAGAGATTTCGCCGATCGCCAAGCCGCGGGAGATCTCCATCGTTCCCGAGCTGCCGAAGACACGCTCCGGCAAGATCATGCGTCGCCTGCTGCGCGACGTGGCCGAGGGCCGCGAACTCGGCGACGTGTCCACCCTCGTCGACCCGAAGGTGTTCGAGGCGATCACGAAGGGTCGTTAG